One Scylla paramamosain isolate STU-SP2022 chromosome 5, ASM3559412v1, whole genome shotgun sequence genomic region harbors:
- the LOC135100492 gene encoding E3 ubiquitin-protein ligase parkin-like, which yields MLQYLLNLFGGLWHIILTMFGLGQAKPAVSTQLEVFVRTNTGEKVSVCLDPSWTVQQIKTTLAPKLKRNSHDIRIIFAGKELPDNMVIQQCDLGNHSFLHAVIVVAKEDGAANSTSDSAGKGTTISHINEISNSTSSPAVEKKIATSKEIEDKPHCSTNEVSENCAIQPTEVRNCQDFPSTKTATLLCDASTVMAIQLTEAELKAINELKSVDGSNERPYFYVYCSKPCNSVQVGKLRVRCALCKQGTLTLHRDPCNWQDVLKEGQISGTCETVGCNGNVAEFFFKCRAHETSGEDDSSVALYLVRANLPAIPCLACTEVSSPVVVFECEDAHVMCLDCFVTYCVSRLNERQFTRNLEIGYTLPCPIGCQDSLIREVHHFKLMGDNNYERYQRWGAEEAVLAAGGVLCPYPGCGQGIIADEDCRRVVCVGGCGYVFCKLCLQGYHIGECEPEGGGGPNFVGGSGTFAVDPTRAAGSRWDEASSLAIRVTTKPCPKCRTPTERDGGCMHMVCTRSSCNFHWCWVCQTEWTRECMGAHWFG from the exons ATGCTCCAATATCTCCTTAATTTGTTTGGAGGGTTGTGGCACATCATCCTGACAATGTTTGGCCTTGGTCAAGCCAAGCCTGCTGTGTCCACTCAATTGGAAGTCTTTGTCAGGACCAACACTGGAGAGAAG GTGTCAGTCTGCCTTGATCCATCATGGACAGtacaacaaataaaaactaCTCTGGCGCCCAAACTAAAACGCAACAGTCATGATATAAGGATCATCTTTGCTGGCAAAGAGCTCCCTGACAACATGGTCATCCAACAATGTGATCTTGGAAACCACAGTTTTCTTCATGCTGTAATAGTGGTAGCAAAAGAGGATGGTGCAGCTAATTCTACCTCAGATTCAGCTGGAAAGGGTACTACAATAAGTCACATAAATGAAATTTCAAACTCAACCAGTTCTCCAGCAGTTGAAAAA AAAATAGCAACAagtaaagaaatagaagataaaCCTCATTGCTCAACTAATGAAGTGTCTGAAAATTGTGCTATACAACCAACTGAAGTTAGGAACTGTCAAGATTTCCCATCAACCAAGACTGCCACCTTGCTGTGTGATGCCTCCACTGTCATGGCAATTCAGCTGACTGAAGCAGAACTGAAGgctattaatgaacttaaa TCTGTGGATGGAAGCAATGAACGTCCATACTTCTATGTATATTGCAGTAAGCCATGCAACTCAGTGCAAGTGGGAAAGTTACGCGTCAGGTGTGCACTTTGCAAGCAGGGCACTCTGACTCTGCATCGGGATCCTTGCAATTGGCAAGATGTTCTCAAAGAGGGCCAG ATTTCTGGTACATGTGAAACTGTTGGCTGTAATGGAAATGTGGCCGAGTTCTTCTTCAAGTGCCGAGCTCATGAGACCAGTGGTGAAGATGACAGTTCAGTGGCCCTTTATCTTGTCCGGGCCAACCTGCCAGCCATCCCTTGCCTGGCTTGCACAGAGGTTTCTTCTCCAGTTGTAGTGTTTGAATGTGAAGATGCACATGTAATGTGTCTTGATTGCTTTGTCACATACTGTGTTTCTAGATTAAATGAAAGGCAGTTTACAAGAAATCTTGAAATAGGATATACCTTGCCCTGTCCTATTGGCTGCCAAGACTCGCTCATTCGTGAAGTACATCACTTCAAGTTGATGGGAGACAATAACTATGAGCGTTATCAGCGGTGGGGGGCAGAAGAAGCAGTACTGGCAGCTGGGGGAGTGCTGTGCCCTTATCCTGGGTGTGGGCAAGGTATCATTGCTGATGAAGACTGTCGCAGGGTAgtctgtgtgggtgggtgtggctaTGTGTTTTGCAAACTTTGCTTACAAGGATATCATATAGGAGAATGTGAGCCAGAGGGTGGAGGTGGGCCAAATTTTGTTGGAGGCAGTGGAACATTTGCTGTGGATCCTACCAGGGCAGCTGGTTCTCGATGGGATGAAGCATCTTCTCTGGCCATTCGTGTCACCACCAAACCCTGTCCTAAATGCCGCACACCAACAGAGCGTGATGGAGGATGCATGCACATGGTGTGCACCCGAAGCTCTTGCAATTTTCACTGGTGCTGGGTGTGTCAGACTGAATGGACACGGGAGTGCATGGGAGCTCATTGGTTTGGTTGA